The Metarhizium brunneum chromosome 5, complete sequence sequence TTTTCCGCCACCTTCATCAGTCTCATTTGGTTTCCTCCAGACCATATCTATCTAACACAATGGCCAAAGTCTTCCTGTACGTCACAAACGTCAAGCTAGGACAGCCACTGTCACTAACATGGGGTCCATCATAGCACGGGTGCCTCTGGGTACATTGGCGGACAAGTTTTACGTGAACTTTCCCGGAGCAAGACAAAATTCTCCATACGGGCTCTAGTAAGAGATCCAAAAAAGGCGTCGGCCATTAAAGAGGTCTTCCCGGATGTTCGAGCCGTAATTGGCGACCTTGACAACACCGAGCTGCTGATCAGGGAGACTGCCGATGCAGCCATTGTGCTACGTAAGGCGCCATCTGCCGGATAAGACATTGATCCTGACACTCTATAGATCTTGCTGCTACTGGGCATCTCAACAGTGTAAAAGCCATCCACCAAGGCCTTTCTAAGCGGGCAAACTCGCCAGGTACGAATACCACACCGTGGCAAACTACCTTCTACCAGCTAATCGCATCAGCAGCATATTGGATCCAAGTCTCAGGAGCTAGCGCCCTCGCTGCAGGAGAGCTTGCTTCCCCTTCATTCATTCCCGGGTCTGCCTCTGAGGCCGTCTTCAATGACTACCATGACGTGGCTGACGTCCAGTCCATCATACGGAAGCATCCTGCTCGAGCTGTAGACAACTACATCCTTGACAATGTGTCAACCGACACGAATATCAGGACGGCACTGGTGTTTCCCCCTATAATCTATGGGCTAGGCGAGGGCCCCTTGAATCAGCGCAGCATCCAGATTCCATCACTTGCCTCTGCAACCATTAAGCTTGGGCACGGAATCAGGGTTGGTTCCGGCGAAAATCGTTGGGGCAATGTTCATATCAGAGATGTGGGACGAATCTTTTCCACTCTTGCAGAGGCAGCTGCCAACGGTCGCAATGACGAAGGTTTGTGGGGTCAGAATGCTCTCTATCTCGCCGGAGTCGGTGAAGTAGTAAGTGGAAAAAGACCAGCATAAGCCCAGTCATCGGTACATGTTAAGCTGATGGGAGTAGAATTTTGCCGAGATCTCGGCCAGAGTTGCCGCTGCGGCTAAACATCAAGGACTGATCGCTTCTGACAAGGTTGAAGAGTTGAGGCAAGACCAGTACGATACTGTCCTCCCTCATGGCAAGGTTCTATTTGGCACCAATGCACGAGGTCAGGCTACAAGAGCCAGAAGGTTGTTAGGTTGGGTGCCGAGGGAGAAACCTTTGGAGAATGATGTTGAACGAACCATTTCAGAGGAGAACAGGCGTGGTAATTACTAAACTAACGATGCTTGATATGCGGCTTGCTAACAGAGAAAGAAACGGTTATTCATGCGAAGCTTTAGATAGCCGACTACAACAAAATGTCAACGTTTAAACCGTATATCTTGCTTAGACGGGATTTTCAGGCCCAGTCCGAGTATGAATCATTACTCAACATTTCTACACTGAAAATCTACAACTGGTTTAATATATTATGATATATTATGTTACATGCTCGCTTACCACTTTCCGGCAAACCGCAGGAATACGCGGATTACACTCTTTAAgtgcttcttgttctttttgtcTATAAAAAAGTGCCAGTTTTGGTAGCTACCAAAAATGTAATAATAGATAATACCCCCGGATATTAAGGTTGAGGGTCTTCTGTCCACTCTGTTATACAATAATAGTAGTACTCTGGCCACTACCAAAAGATGGGCTGCATTCGTCCCAATGCATTCTTAAACATTTCGAGCCAAGCCAATTCCAATGATCTCAAAACCATCAATGAATATCGTAGACCAGCAAACAGCCCTTTTATACGCTGCCTGAGCCTACGCTAACGATCGAGGTGACCCCCACATCATAGTTTCCTACAGGCTAAGAGAAAGAAAACATTCGCTTGCTTTGACTGCCCGTATACAATAAAGCCTTTCGTATGCACCAGCCCAATCCATAGACCCAACATGCACCGTGATTCAGTGACTAGTTGCCACTCAACAGGACCATTCTCAACTCCAAAAATCAGTCGTCAAGCCGTAGGGGAAACGTGGCCAACACGGCTGATGTCGACTATTTTCGTGGCCCCAAACATGCCGCTCTGTCAAAGCGACTCACGGCGTTTTTTCACAAAACTACTCTCGTTCTGGGAGAAATAGCCCAATGACAAACTTACAAGctccatcttcaaccagCAGTATACACCATGTGCGAATACAACAGAGTCTCTGTGCCCACAGACTCTATGCTCTCACGCATCGTCCCCCGAATCTTTAGCCTGAAGCCGCATCGTAATCTCCTCCGTTTCAATCGCCAAGGACGTTTCCCTCGGCCGCCATATATCCCAGTCGGTCGAAGTCGCCACGTTCTCGGTCCTAGGCACATTTACAACCCTCCTCTCCGTAAAACCACCACTTGACGAAGTGCACCGCGGCACGGTTTGTTCATCCCGCAGTCGAATATTTCTAGTGTAATTTTCGTGCGATGCCAGCATCAAGACGGGGGGCCGGGAACATTCCAAGCCACGGCAATGTGCTATTCTTTTTGACGAATCGGCGCGTCTCGGCAAGGAGACCTGGGGATCAGCGAGAGCGAGAGATGGTCTGCTGCTCCGCGCCGATGCGGGTAGTGAGCATCGGCGCTCGTCACGGCGTCTTGGGAAGCTGTCTGATCTGCTCGTGATCAAATTGTGCTCTTGGTCTTTGAGGTGGCATCGTTCGGAGCAGTAGTCGGATCCGTACGCCTGGTTGTCGCAGCCGAGACAGAAGGACGCGGCCCAGCTTGAAGTCACGGAGCCAGTAGCCATGAGTGCAGCCTCGAGGTTCAGGTaaaacatgtacatgtatacgATAGTCAAAGAGGGCTTTGGGGAGAAGTAGACGAACAAAATATCGTGGTGCTGGCGACTGAAAGCTTGCCCCTTGAAAACTGACAAGCCAGGGGAATAAAAGCAAATGGCGGGAATAAAGCTCAGCTTTGGAGTCAAAAGACATAAGTGCGACTATAGTCCAGTAACAAGGGCCTGGTCTATCACATGGCCTTGCTACGAGGGTTCCATGGGTGCTGACGATTGCACCAGACGTTTGTAAGAGAGGAGGCTATGTAGTAGGCTGCTGCGGAACCACGATCGCCGGTGCATATGCAGTTTCTTGATTGCGCAGGTATTTCTGTGGCATGTAACACCGAGGCATGCAGCACGTCGAATAATGCCATGCAGCTAGACCTTTGCGGGTTGCCGTATGTGTCTTGCCGATATTTGCTTTCGCATGTGCACCTTGGCGCGGCCCGTCGATAATCGATATACAAGACGCTGACTCGCATCCTGTCCACATACAAGAAGCCACGTTCATAAGGGTACTAGATTGTCAAAGACGAAAGACAGCCAGGTGCATATTTGTAATGATTCGCGTCTGCAGAGCTCCGGCCACTCTTGCATGAAAGCTGAAGGATAAATCGAACATAGGTGGCAACTAAACTCCGAGGACAGACATAGATTAAATCAGCTCATCCTTGGCGCACCATGACATCATGTAGGACTAGGTGTGTGCTGCAAAAGATGGAGAGGCAAATGAGACAGCACCGTCtatattgaacccttgttATCAAAGGGGCGCTTCAACCCAGGAGCTGCCTTGGAGGGTGGCATCGGATAGCCGAGCCGCCCTGCGGTGCAGACGCTTCCATACTATCGACTTGGGCATATAGTCGGAGAAGCGAAACCCCAAGGGCAAAGGGATCGGGCGACTTCCCGTAGAGTCGCATTTTCCCCAACCTCGGGGGCTGCGCCTGACACGCACGTTGTGATCAATGGTAGCAGCAGCACAAAGGGGCGGCCCGATTCCGATACACATCTGGGCCCGAGCAAGGGTTCGATTTGTATATTCACTAGTAACCTGGTCCAGAAACTCATCCTCACAGCGGCGTCGAGCCAGTCCTCGACACGACACTCCCCAGCGGGTGGTGCAAGAAGGCTGCTGTAGCAGAGTCATGTAACGGAGTGGCGATGAGTAGACTGGGGAGCCAGTATCGCCAGGACACATTGCATTCGACGCCGTACACTGACATGTACCCCGTGGTTTCACCATACAGTCGACAGAGAGAAGAAACGCGTGCATCGCGGAGCAACGCACGACAGTCGGGCAAGCTCGCCCGCGGACGCGCAAtaccccccccccccccagaCATGGCGACCTTCAGACCTGCAAGTTCCCACAGGTCGGCATACTTTGCGGGAATAACGACGAGAATTGCTGCCCGACTGTACACCAAGGGCATCATGGTGTCGCCTGGGCCGTTGCACCGACTACCATACACTCGCTGGTGGCACGGCCTGACATGATGGCAACTGCATTGATGCCTGCGTCGCCGGCCCAGGGCCCAATGATTTGTATCCGACTGTGAAAGACGTCGTACTGGATGGTACGCTCCGGCAGTTCCTCGCAACGTCTGCGTGCCATCGCGGCGGGCACAAGCAAGCGtggccatcaaggcgccTCCGGGGCTCGGGAGCTATCCTGCAACGCTCGCATGTAACAGATGGCGATGGTCGACATGAAAGATTCTGCTTGCAACGCACGCCGTTGGCGCCATGTCGAATACCTTTGACGCTGTAACAAGGAACAACTTACGTGCCGCCCCTGAGGCTAGCCAGGCTGATCCAACGGGAATAAAGCAAAATGAAAGTTTCTTCATCCCGGCAAGGGTACACTCGCAAAACTCTCACAGCTACTTGTGATTCACCATCAGGGTATTCAGCCTGTTCGACGTTGGTACATGTTTCGCGCGACGGCTTGGATGCCGGGGTCTGAGATGGAATGTGGGAAAAGGAGCACTGAGACGACCAATTGTTGCTCATGTATGATTGATAGCGACGCCGACATTAAATTAGGACTCTGGCTAGTAAACTGTATAATGCTGCGGTAGACGCCGCCCTTGACAAGAGTAGAGGTGGCTGAAATGGATTGCCGCGATGCCCAGCCGTCTTCACTTATACGTTGTCATCCAAGCTGAACAGCACACCGAATGAGCATGGCAGAGAAATGTCCCGCACGTCCAAATATGAAACTTCACAGAACACGCAAGTAGGAATCGTGCATGGCATCTAATGCTCATCTCGTATACACTCTTCGCGGCTCTAGAGGCACCATGCGTCTCCCCCTCTCACCCAACAAACCAAATAGCCAACGCCGCATGTCTGTTGGCAGCAAATGATGACGTTCTATACCGTCGATAGCAGTATAATTTCAAACTGCCGACAATCTTCGGCGCCCGTACATTCGCGGCGCTGCCACTGAAATCCGTCGCCTTGGAACCAACTACGCCACCGCGCGGCTTGCCCAGAGGGGGAAACACTGCCCTTCTCGACGTCGGGATACTCGGACCCCAGCTGAACGGAAGCGGTCTCGCCAGCCTGAGCTGAACAAGACGATCCCAGTAGAGCAATTCACTTGACCGGCCGAAGACCAAGGCGCCGTTCCACATTCGCACACCAAAAGTCTGCTTCATATCACCCGCCGCTGCCAATCTCAGACGTCTCCGAGGGCGTCACGGGCGGCGTCTCAAGCAAGTCCATCTCCACGGCCGGCCGGACAGGCTGCGGCCGCTTCTTCGGGTccagccacagcagcagcttctgcagcagcaCATTCCTGCCCACCGGCTTGGGGACGTAGTCGTCCATCCCGCACCGGATACACTTCTCCCTATACCCGTGGAGGGCgttggccgtcatggccacaaTGGGCACGCTGCTGCCGAGCCGCCTGATGCTCGCGGTGGCCTCGAACCCGTCCATGACGGGCATGCTAACGTCCATgagcaccatggcaaacTCGCCCTGTGCCTGGttcaccatggccgccgcctggGCGCCGTCGGAGGCGACGGCAATGTTGCTGAGCCCAAAGGAGTGCAGCGTGCCCACCAGCACCTTttggttgatgatgttgtcCTCCACCACCAGGATGCGCATCGTGCTCCCTGCTTTTTTCCACCTCGCCAGCGCGGCGGCCGCATCGTCGctgcccagcgccgcctcccccgtGGACAAgtgcgacgacggcgtcttGTCCGCGTCGTCGGGCTGCTCccccgtcgtcgttgtcgtcttGTCGAGCCGCACCGCGAACCAGAATACGCTGCCTTGGCGTAACGGGTTCGGTCGGTATCCCAGGTCGCCGCCCATCAGGACGGCCAGCGACTTGGCTATGGATAGGCCGAGACCCGTCCCCTGGAAGCGCTTGTTGATGGAGCCCTCGGACTGCATAAACGGCTGGAAcaggtccttgatggcgCTGTTCTTGACGCCGATCCCCGTGTCCGTGACCTCGGTGAGGATCGAGTACGCCGTCTCGGTCTCCTCCCTCACGGAGCACGAGACGGATATACACCCCGCGTCTGTGAACTTGGCCGCGTTGTCGATGATGTTCTGCACGATTTGCCGGAACCGCAGCTGATCTCCGCGCGCCAGCCTCGGCAAGTCGGGCGCCAGTCGCAGCTTCATGTCCACGCCGGGCATCAGCGTCGTCTGGGCCGTCCTCACCACCGACGCGACCAGGCCCCCGACGCCAAACACCTCGGGCGTGATGGAAAAGGTGCCCGACGCCAGCTTCGAGTAGTCGAGgatgctgttgatgacgccgaGCAGCACCTGGCCCGACTCGGCAATCATGTTGGCCGTCTCGCGCTGGTCCTCGGACAGGGTCGTGTCGAGGAGCAGCGCGCACGCCGAGAGCAGGCCGTGCATGGGCGTGCGTATCTCGTGGCTCACGTTGGCGAGGAAGTCGTTCTTGAGCCGCGAGCTCTCCTCGTAGGCGGCAATCAGCCGCAGCTCGTTCTCCCTGCGCTCCGTCAGGTCCCGCGTCACCTTGCCGAAGCCAATGTGCACGCCGTGGCGGTAGACGGCCGTGATGACCACGTTGGCCCAGAACTTGCTGCCGTCCTGGCGGTACCGCCAGCCTTCGTCTTCCACCCGTCCCTGGCGCAGGCACGTCATCAGCTCGTGCTCGGGCTTGCCGGCGCGcaggtcctcgtcgccgtagAAGCTGGAAAAGTGCCGCCCGATGATGTCCTCCCTCTTGTAGCccttgagcagctcggcCCCCGTGTTCCACGTCGCCACGTAGCCGCGCGTGTCGAGGAGGAAAATGGCGTagtccttgacggcgtgcACGAGGAGCCGGAACATTTCGTCATTCAGCCGGTCCGTCGCGGATCCGTCGTGGCTGGCATCTTTGCTGAACAGGGTCTCCTCTTGGTCAAACTCCATGACCAGCAACTGCAGCTCCTCATTCTTGAATAGGGGGATGATGCGTGCTGACCAGGATGTTTCGCCCTCTTTGTATGCGTTTGGGCACAACCTCAGGGCCCGGCTGGCGATGGCATTCTCGATGGCGCTGGCAAGAGGTATGCGGTCGAACCTCTCCAGTACCGAGCCCCCATATAGAACATCGAAAATGTCCCTGCCGATGAGGTCCTTGGTACTGCGGTTCCAACTGGTTTCGATGCTCCGAGAGGCACTTTTAACGCGGTAGCACCGAGACACAACAAGAGTCGGGACGGGAGTCGCATCCCAGAAGGAGTCGATGCCCAACGCTGCACAGTCAGCTTGCTCCGAGCCGGCTTCGGCAGAGAGCCGCGTTTCCTGCATGGCGAATAGGTTGTAAAAGTCGATTGA is a genomic window containing:
- the tcsA_1 gene encoding Two-component system protein A, with the translated sequence MQETRLSAEAGSEQADCAALGIDSFWDATPVPTLVVSRCYRVKSASRSIETSWNRSTKDLIGRDIFDVLYGGSVLERFDRIPLASAIENAIASRALRLCPNAYKEGETSWSARIIPLFKNEELQLLVMEFDQEETLFSKDASHDGSATDRLNDEMFRLLVHAVKDYAIFLLDTRGYVATWNTGAELLKGYKREDIIGRHFSSFYGDEDLRAGKPEHELMTCLRQGRVEDEGWRYRQDGSKFWANVVITAVYRHGVHIGFGKVTRDLTERRENELRLIAAYEESSRLKNDFLANVSHEIRTPMHGLLSACALLLDTTLSEDQRETANMIAESGQVLLGVINSILDYSKLASGTFSITPEVFGVGGLVASVVRTAQTTLMPGVDMKLRLAPDLPRLARGDQLRFRQIVQNIIDNAAKFTDAGCISVSCSVREETETAYSILTEVTDTGIGVKNSAIKDLFQPFMQSEGSINKRFQGTGLGLSIAKSLAVLMGGDLGYRPNPLRQGSVFWFAVRLDKTTTTTGEQPDDADKTPSSHLSTGEAALGSDDAAAALARWKKAGSTMRILVVEDNIINQKVLVGTLHSFGLSNIAVASDGAQAAAMVNQAQGEFAMVLMDVSMPVMDGFEATASIRRLGSSVPIVAMTANALHGYREKCIRCGMDDYVPKPVGRNVLLQKLLLWLDPKKRPQPVRPAVEMDLLETPPVTPSETSEIGSGG